In Candidatus Poribacteria bacterium, the following proteins share a genomic window:
- a CDS encoding Gfo/Idh/MocA family oxidoreductase: protein MDLKVGVVGLGRGRVYLDRFSDQTQAGVVAVCDADTSRLEATDCPVDASRYTNYEEFLRHDLDIVVICTEMPQHADHTIAALEGGKHVLCEVPAAYTLSECEAVVQTVEKTGLKYMLAENCCYSDMHLAWKEQIRDGELGKIIYAEAEYIHDCRGMMRREDGTLTWRAKMPPIQYCTHSLGPLLFLMEDRCIAATGLNTGSNIAPDLGVIDLEVGLFQMESGAVIKILCGFSIERYPAFHWYVVYGTKGALESKRQYKEIVSGYFRGIAPDREMTPFTSDDSGHGVAESRIVDGFMESILNDTKPPIDVYEAMDYTAPGICAHLSAERDGAVVPVPDYR from the coding sequence ATGGACCTAAAGGTTGGCGTTGTGGGGCTAGGGCGTGGGCGTGTATACCTAGACCGTTTTTCGGATCAAACTCAAGCGGGGGTGGTCGCGGTGTGCGATGCAGACACATCTCGATTGGAAGCGACTGACTGCCCGGTCGATGCGTCAAGATACACGAATTATGAGGAATTCCTGAGACACGATCTGGATATCGTGGTCATCTGCACGGAGATGCCGCAACATGCTGACCACACAATCGCCGCATTGGAAGGTGGGAAGCACGTCCTCTGTGAAGTACCGGCGGCATACACACTCTCAGAGTGTGAGGCGGTTGTTCAAACTGTCGAAAAGACAGGCTTGAAATATATGCTCGCTGAGAACTGCTGCTATAGCGACATGCACCTCGCATGGAAGGAGCAGATTCGTGACGGCGAACTTGGGAAAATTATCTACGCCGAAGCCGAATATATTCACGACTGCCGAGGCATGATGCGGCGTGAGGACGGGACGTTGACGTGGCGAGCTAAGATGCCGCCAATCCAATACTGTACACATAGCCTTGGCCCTCTACTTTTCCTGATGGAAGATCGGTGCATAGCGGCGACCGGGTTAAATACCGGCTCTAACATCGCACCGGATCTCGGCGTAATTGACCTTGAGGTTGGGCTGTTTCAGATGGAAAGCGGCGCGGTCATCAAGATTCTGTGTGGCTTCTCGATTGAACGCTACCCGGCATTTCATTGGTATGTCGTCTACGGCACAAAGGGCGCGTTAGAAAGCAAACGCCAATATAAGGAGATAGTGAGTGGATACTTCCGGGGAATCGCTCCCGACCGAGAGATGACCCCCTTCACAAGTGACGACAGTGGTCACGGAGTCGCTGAGAGCAGAATTGTTGACGGGTTCATGGAATCTATCCTGAACGATACGAAGCCGCCAATTGATGTTTACGAAGC